One genomic window of Thermorudis peleae includes the following:
- a CDS encoding VRR-NUC domain-containing protein, which yields MRRLLGWQVYHTWISVRSPAGFPDLVLAKPGRPLILTELKTERGKLSPAQEAWLAVLQQVPGIIVRVWRPSDWDEIVAALQGAGRLRPMRTLGAWTCGFSVAGACYFSGFKKSAAHCAPCTAPPSGIVHVFSNEEKRKSTLPPTVTTVGPGEGGMMPYNVRGTARVQRVGKTAGQPVIMGTRFP from the coding sequence ATGCGTCGGTTGCTCGGCTGGCAGGTCTATCATACCTGGATTTCGGTGCGCTCGCCAGCGGGCTTCCCAGATTTGGTGCTCGCCAAGCCAGGCCGGCCGTTGATCCTGACCGAACTCAAGACTGAACGTGGCAAGCTTTCGCCGGCGCAAGAGGCCTGGCTTGCCGTGCTCCAACAAGTACCTGGCATCATCGTTCGTGTCTGGCGGCCGTCGGATTGGGATGAAATCGTTGCGGCCTTGCAGGGAGCGGGGCGTCTGAGGCCCATGCGCACCCTTGGTGCATGGACCTGCGGCTTTTCAGTTGCAGGTGCATGCTATTTTTCCGGCTTTAAAAAAAGCGCTGCTCATTGCGCGCCGTGCACGGCACCACCGAGCGGTATCGTTCATGTTTTTTCCAACGAAGAAAAAAGAAAAAGCACGCTGCCCCCCACGGTGACCACTGTTGGTCCTGGGGAAGGGGGAATGATGCCATACAACGTGAGGGGTACTGCGCGTGTTCAACGAGTGGGAAAGACTGCGGGCCAACCCGTCATCATGGGCACGCGCTTCCCGTGA
- a CDS encoding putative phosphothreonine lyase domain-containg protein, producing MMTTRTRTPSEWCYAPGVERLNPQQAGFWRSILRPSYAGRVWDKVSAAVRAGDLGPAARLKPIAGGRRYELRIYVADVGDRDAVLRIRRVLRFRLGFVRPISCYDWHGRRRWLDPGARETTPRELWRRHTPPRSVEVSSRF from the coding sequence ATGATGACAACCCGGACAAGAACACCGAGCGAGTGGTGCTACGCTCCCGGCGTCGAGCGGCTCAATCCCCAGCAGGCCGGCTTCTGGCGTTCGATCCTGCGGCCATCGTATGCCGGCCGTGTCTGGGACAAGGTGAGCGCGGCCGTGCGTGCCGGTGACCTTGGCCCAGCTGCCCGCCTGAAGCCGATCGCCGGCGGCCGGCGCTACGAACTCAGGATCTACGTTGCGGATGTCGGTGATCGTGATGCCGTCTTGCGCATCCGCCGGGTGCTCCGCTTCCGGCTCGGCTTCGTTCGGCCCATCAGTTGTTATGACTGGCACGGCCGGCGGCGCTGGCTCGACCCGGGTGCCCGGGAGACGACGCCGCGGGAGCTGTGGCGGCGGCACACCCCACCCAGAAGCGTCGAGGTTTCGTCGAGGTTTTGA
- a CDS encoding helix-turn-helix domain-containing protein yields the protein MRGDAFEIIVHGVRYLVEEPVLRDGLRATVSALVDNQLLATDRLNLDRERDRRRFAERAGNPALADDLLIVRERLLEYLAGPPPGASEADETLDGEALAAALALLDDPRLLTRVTETVAALGWMPPPGGEHLPALVYLVLTSRLLERPVNLLVEGPSGAGKTLLISTVAQLFPADAIVALTGMSERGLLYLGGNLSHRMLLVTEAAGLHRDGIGAAIMRSVTWEGRVRYPTVEKDDSGRLVSRTIELAGPTGLVTTTTKGVEDELATRLLAVSVPEDPAATRAVLLAIGRAANGSAPEPPDLAPWHALQRWLEREGARSVTIPYAERLAERVSADLVRMRRDFPQLLNLICAHALLHQRQRERDTHGRIIATLEDYRAVYQLVAPLYGVIVSGGITPGVREVVTAVAELCQDPEETVSLAQLARLLGRDKSRISRHVRRAVELGHLVNLETGRGRPAKLRPGEPLPPPVTALPEPETLLLTSERNGATLAGDCDHDAENTVAPGGATPPQHPQRPSPPDEGSVASVAPPLRPGEQRCFGDADAEIADRCGVAPQMHTMMFDAAIAEQVCIRLRRLGGVYAYRLAEVVGVPFATLQPVLEWLARQGQLVVWPSGTMTPESVIASPDEARRRGWLSEQKGG from the coding sequence ATGCGCGGTGATGCCTTCGAAATCATCGTCCATGGTGTGCGTTACCTGGTTGAAGAGCCCGTCCTGCGCGATGGCCTGCGGGCCACCGTCTCCGCACTTGTCGACAACCAGCTGCTCGCCACCGATCGGCTTAACCTCGATCGTGAACGGGATCGCCGCCGCTTCGCCGAACGCGCCGGCAACCCCGCACTGGCCGACGACTTGCTCATCGTGCGCGAACGCTTGCTGGAGTACCTCGCCGGGCCACCACCCGGCGCGAGCGAGGCAGATGAGACACTTGACGGCGAAGCGCTCGCCGCGGCCCTGGCGCTTTTGGATGATCCCCGGCTGCTCACCCGGGTCACGGAGACCGTCGCCGCGCTCGGCTGGATGCCACCACCCGGCGGCGAGCACCTACCGGCGCTGGTGTACCTCGTGCTGACGAGCCGCCTGCTTGAGCGGCCGGTGAACCTGCTTGTCGAGGGCCCCAGTGGTGCGGGCAAGACGCTGCTCATCTCGACGGTTGCCCAGCTCTTCCCGGCCGACGCGATCGTTGCCCTCACCGGCATGTCCGAGCGGGGCCTGCTCTACCTGGGTGGCAATCTCAGCCACCGGATGCTGCTCGTCACCGAGGCGGCTGGCCTGCACCGCGACGGCATTGGCGCGGCGATCATGCGCTCGGTGACCTGGGAAGGCCGCGTGCGCTATCCGACTGTCGAGAAAGACGACAGCGGCCGGCTCGTGAGCCGCACGATCGAGCTTGCGGGGCCGACGGGACTCGTCACGACGACAACGAAAGGCGTCGAAGATGAGCTGGCCACGCGGTTGCTCGCCGTGAGCGTGCCGGAAGATCCCGCGGCCACCCGCGCCGTGCTCCTCGCCATTGGCCGGGCTGCCAACGGAAGCGCTCCCGAACCGCCGGATCTCGCGCCGTGGCATGCGTTGCAACGTTGGCTTGAGCGCGAGGGAGCGCGCAGCGTCACGATCCCCTATGCCGAACGGCTCGCCGAACGCGTGTCGGCGGATCTCGTGCGGATGCGGCGCGACTTTCCCCAACTCTTGAACCTGATCTGCGCCCATGCGCTCCTCCACCAGCGGCAACGCGAGCGCGATACCCACGGCCGGATCATCGCCACGCTGGAAGACTACCGCGCCGTCTATCAGCTCGTGGCGCCGCTCTATGGTGTCATCGTTTCCGGCGGGATCACGCCGGGGGTGCGCGAGGTTGTCACGGCCGTGGCCGAGCTGTGTCAGGATCCAGAAGAGACGGTGTCGCTTGCGCAGCTTGCGCGCCTGCTCGGCCGCGATAAATCGCGCATCAGCCGGCATGTCCGGCGCGCGGTCGAACTTGGCCACCTCGTCAACCTGGAAACGGGGCGAGGCCGGCCAGCCAAACTGCGGCCGGGGGAGCCATTGCCCCCGCCGGTGACGGCGTTGCCCGAGCCAGAAACGTTGCTGCTCACTTCTGAGCGCAACGGCGCAACGCTCGCCGGAGATTGCGATCACGACGCGGAAAACACCGTTGCGCCCGGGGGAGCAACACCCCCGCAACACCCGCAACGCCCATCGCCCCCGGACGAGGGAAGCGTTGCGAGCGTTGCGCCACCGTTGCGCCCCGGGGAGCAACGGTGTTTTGGCGATGCTGACGCGGAAATCGCCGACCGTTGCGGTGTTGCTCCCCAAATGCACACAATGATGTTCGATGCCGCCATTGCTGAGCAGGTATGCATACGACTCCGCCGGCTAGGCGGTGTTTATGCGTATCGCCTGGCTGAAGTCGTTGGGGTGCCGTTTGCGACGCTGCAGCCTGTACTGGAGTGGCTGGCCAGACAGGGTCAGCTGGTGGTTTGGCCATCGGGCACGATGACGCCTGAAAGCGTCATCGCCTCACCGGACGAGGCGCGCCGACGCGGATGGTTGAGCGAACAGAAAGGAGGCTGA
- a CDS encoding bifunctional DNA primase/polymerase — translation MNPPRPVPGAAVQRVVAGGYEKDTTATLAQAAAWYVVQRGWPLIPLHWVDDAGHCSCGHPSCRSAGKHPILADWPRRATRDPATIAAWWQRWPLANVGVALGGGHVVLDVDPRHGGDEALADLEATHEPLPPTPTGLTGGGGAHYHFIAPPDVPTVTLAPGLELKAAGAQVVLPPSRSAAGRYFWDTGAHIADLPLAPLPDWLLPLAHQARRHPGQSSKELPPTIGEGERNRWLTSLAGTLRRRGCTEPEILACLRILNASRCRPPLDERELAKIARSVARYAPARPPDAPVPRSRRRIIRLEVADAR, via the coding sequence ATGAACCCGCCCCGGCCGGTTCCCGGGGCGGCGGTGCAGCGGGTTGTCGCTGGTGGTTATGAAAAGGATACCACCGCCACGCTCGCGCAGGCTGCCGCCTGGTATGTCGTGCAACGCGGCTGGCCGCTCATCCCGCTCCACTGGGTGGACGATGCTGGCCACTGCTCCTGTGGTCATCCGTCATGCCGCTCCGCGGGGAAACATCCGATTCTCGCCGACTGGCCACGACGAGCGACGCGCGACCCCGCCACGATCGCGGCCTGGTGGCAGCGGTGGCCACTGGCCAACGTCGGCGTTGCGCTCGGCGGTGGCCATGTTGTGCTCGACGTCGATCCGCGCCATGGCGGTGACGAGGCACTCGCCGATCTCGAGGCCACGCACGAGCCGCTGCCGCCAACGCCAACCGGCCTAACTGGCGGTGGGGGAGCCCACTACCACTTTATTGCGCCACCAGATGTGCCCACCGTGACGCTTGCGCCAGGACTCGAACTCAAAGCGGCTGGTGCGCAGGTTGTTCTCCCGCCGAGCCGGAGCGCGGCCGGGCGCTACTTCTGGGACACGGGCGCCCATATTGCCGACCTGCCGCTCGCACCGTTGCCGGACTGGCTGCTGCCGCTGGCCCACCAGGCGCGCCGGCATCCTGGCCAGAGCAGCAAGGAACTCCCACCGACGATCGGCGAAGGGGAACGCAACCGCTGGCTCACCTCGCTTGCCGGCACGCTCCGCCGGCGCGGCTGCACCGAGCCAGAAATCCTGGCGTGCCTGCGGATTCTGAACGCCTCACGCTGCCGGCCGCCACTTGACGAGCGCGAGCTCGCTAAGATCGCGCGTTCCGTCGCGCGCTACGCACCCGCACGTCCGCCGGACGCACCAGTCCCTCGCAGCCGCCGGCGCATCATCCGCCTGGAGGTGGCCGATGCGCGGTGA
- a CDS encoding helix-turn-helix domain-containing protein codes for MATPYTTTPRPATVSVTQAARLLGVGRTLAYELARWQNELAPGVPIVRVGGRRYRVPTKALAAALGLTEEEIWARLEVER; via the coding sequence GTGGCAACACCATACACCACAACACCCCGACCAGCAACAGTCAGCGTGACCCAGGCTGCCCGGTTGTTAGGCGTCGGCCGCACGTTAGCCTACGAGCTTGCTCGGTGGCAAAACGAACTTGCCCCCGGCGTTCCGATCGTCCGCGTCGGCGGCCGTCGCTACCGGGTACCAACGAAAGCACTCGCGGCAGCCTTGGGGCTGACGGAAGAGGAAATCTGGGCGCGGCTGGAGGTCGAACGATGA
- a CDS encoding glutathione ABC transporter substrate-binding protein: protein MRTREEIYGALLEEWLSKGLDRRQFLRLVAMGASATSLALILAACGGSKTGSVSTPGQPTRPASSPTPAGTPTPIAQTIGKAAMTPNPMPTSAPFVNKPFLIALNVEPDSLDVHDSFFNASLGVDKCIYEGLVGLDDKMRIVNQLAESWEPSADGKEFTFRLRKGVTFHDGTPFNAQAVKANFDRVLNETGLKRHQYFAAWLDHVEVIDDGTVKLVAKSPFAAMVATIAHPAGGIVSPAAVQKYGKDFGIHPVGTGPFRFVEWVRGDHITLEANPNYWNKPTGPSVPKLTIKGISEPSSLGIAAQSGEAQFAGPLNAPQAVQLQKAQGITVQQNPSISVYWVTLNNARKPFDDKRVRQALNYAVNKEEVLKAADLGYGRIMDSPIGDLVYGYHKVGTYEYNPEKAKQLLAEAGYANGFSATLWCTAPNKDRAVAIQGQLAKIGVTVEVVQMESAALNAELAKPVDQSKTQMVISNWSPSTGDADWGLRPIYAKASWPPAGANYAFYFNQQVDDLIQEGLRDVDPDQRLAAYAKAQELIWDDAPHIFLYAPTYFAAINNNAGGVVVQPDGIVFMRTAFWKS, encoded by the coding sequence ATGCGGACACGGGAAGAGATTTACGGGGCGCTGTTGGAGGAATGGTTAAGCAAAGGGCTCGATCGTCGGCAGTTTCTCCGGCTAGTCGCCATGGGTGCGAGCGCAACGTCGCTGGCCCTGATACTAGCCGCCTGTGGCGGCTCGAAGACCGGCTCGGTCAGCACGCCAGGCCAGCCAACCCGCCCAGCCAGTTCACCGACACCAGCTGGCACACCCACGCCAATCGCTCAGACAATTGGCAAGGCAGCGATGACGCCAAATCCAATGCCGACCTCGGCGCCGTTTGTCAATAAGCCATTCCTCATCGCCCTCAACGTCGAGCCTGACTCACTCGACGTCCATGACTCGTTCTTCAACGCCTCACTCGGCGTTGACAAGTGCATCTATGAGGGCTTAGTTGGACTCGATGACAAGATGCGTATCGTCAACCAGTTGGCTGAATCGTGGGAACCTTCGGCCGACGGGAAAGAATTCACCTTCCGGCTGCGCAAAGGAGTGACTTTCCATGACGGCACGCCGTTCAACGCCCAGGCAGTGAAAGCCAACTTCGATCGGGTTCTGAACGAGACCGGGCTGAAGCGCCACCAGTACTTCGCAGCCTGGCTTGACCATGTTGAAGTGATCGATGACGGCACCGTCAAACTGGTAGCCAAGTCACCATTTGCGGCGATGGTTGCAACCATTGCCCATCCAGCCGGAGGGATTGTTAGCCCAGCAGCAGTCCAAAAGTACGGCAAGGACTTTGGCATCCATCCAGTCGGTACTGGGCCGTTCCGCTTCGTCGAATGGGTGCGCGGCGATCATATTACCCTTGAAGCCAACCCGAACTACTGGAACAAGCCAACTGGCCCCTCCGTGCCCAAGCTGACAATCAAAGGGATTTCTGAGCCAAGTTCGTTGGGCATTGCGGCCCAATCCGGCGAGGCCCAATTCGCTGGACCGCTGAACGCGCCTCAAGCTGTTCAGTTGCAAAAGGCCCAAGGAATCACCGTGCAGCAGAATCCAAGCATCTCGGTCTATTGGGTCACACTCAACAATGCCCGCAAGCCGTTTGATGACAAGCGAGTGCGTCAGGCACTCAACTACGCCGTTAACAAAGAAGAAGTTCTCAAGGCCGCTGATCTTGGCTACGGGCGGATTATGGATTCGCCGATTGGCGACTTGGTCTACGGCTACCACAAAGTCGGCACGTACGAGTACAACCCTGAGAAGGCCAAGCAATTGCTCGCTGAGGCTGGCTATGCCAATGGCTTCTCAGCCACGTTGTGGTGTACGGCCCCGAACAAAGACCGAGCAGTGGCAATCCAGGGACAGCTCGCAAAGATCGGCGTTACCGTTGAGGTCGTGCAAATGGAATCGGCTGCGCTGAACGCCGAACTGGCCAAACCCGTCGATCAATCAAAGACACAGATGGTCATTTCCAACTGGTCGCCATCAACAGGCGATGCCGACTGGGGACTGCGGCCAATCTATGCCAAGGCTTCGTGGCCACCGGCTGGTGCCAATTACGCGTTCTACTTCAACCAGCAGGTTGACGACTTGATCCAAGAGGGTCTGCGCGACGTCGATCCCGACCAACGGCTGGCAGCCTATGCCAAAGCCCAGGAACTGATCTGGGATGACGCTCCGCACATCTTTCTCTACGCACCAACCTATTTCGCAGCAATCAACAATAATGCTGGCGGCGTGGTTGTCCAGCCGGATGGTATCGTCTTCATGCGGACAGCTTTCTGGAAGTCCTAA
- the nikB gene encoding nickel ABC transporter permease codes for MLAYVLRRLAALIPTLIGVSIVVFLLLRLVPGDPARQALGPEATAEQVALLRKQWKLDEPLPVQYIYWVKRMLQGDLGRSTISRVPVTQEIATRLPATLELTLVSMVFAIILGIGLGVLGAVRHNTALDRFSTVLALLGVCTPSFWLGLMLLLIFSVKLQWLPPFGKGGITHLILPGLTLGAGAAAVIARVTRTSMLEVLNEDYVRTARAKGLAPWPVLIRHALPNALIPIITIVGLQFGGLLAGATITETIFAYPGIGLLLINAINNRDFPIVQAALLLFTLQFVLVNLLVDLLYARVDPRITYQ; via the coding sequence ATGCTTGCGTATGTCCTGCGGCGACTGGCAGCGTTAATACCAACGCTGATTGGAGTCTCGATTGTCGTCTTTCTCCTGCTGCGGCTGGTGCCCGGCGACCCAGCTCGCCAGGCACTGGGCCCAGAGGCTACGGCCGAGCAGGTAGCCCTGCTCCGCAAACAGTGGAAGCTCGATGAACCATTGCCTGTGCAGTACATCTACTGGGTGAAGCGGATGCTCCAGGGCGATCTTGGCCGCTCAACAATCTCGCGCGTACCTGTCACTCAAGAGATTGCAACCCGCCTGCCGGCGACACTCGAACTGACGCTTGTAAGCATGGTATTTGCAATCATTCTGGGAATTGGACTAGGAGTACTCGGGGCAGTGCGGCATAACACGGCTCTCGACCGCTTCAGTACAGTGCTCGCGCTGTTGGGAGTATGCACGCCATCCTTCTGGCTTGGTCTCATGCTGCTCCTCATCTTTTCTGTCAAGCTCCAGTGGTTGCCGCCGTTCGGCAAGGGAGGCATTACGCATCTTATCCTGCCCGGGCTGACGCTTGGCGCAGGGGCTGCCGCGGTGATTGCTCGAGTAACGCGCACGAGCATGCTTGAAGTGTTAAACGAGGACTACGTGCGGACAGCTCGAGCCAAGGGGCTCGCTCCCTGGCCTGTCCTGATTCGTCACGCTCTCCCCAACGCGCTTATCCCGATTATCACAATTGTTGGGCTCCAGTTCGGCGGGCTGCTGGCCGGCGCAACGATCACCGAGACCATTTTCGCCTACCCGGGCATCGGTCTCTTGCTGATCAACGCGATCAACAATCGTGACTTTCCGATTGTGCAAGCGGCGCTCTTGTTATTCACGCTGCAATTTGTGCTGGTCAACCTGCTGGTCGACTTGCTCTATGCTCGAGTCGATCCACGAATAACCTATCAGTAA
- a CDS encoding ABC transporter permease subunit yields MLETARPARTLWADALMRLARNRLALASGCFLLILVLVAVAAPLVAPYRPNAQDYDHLLEGPSLAHPFGTDNFGRDVLSRVIWGARLSLSVGFLGTLVGLLFGCLIGVLAGYFGHWVDGLLMRLLDIQLAFPDLLLAITIVAILGVGLQNVIIAIGIFSVPQFARVLRGTLLQLKQQDFVTAAQALGASGWRIILVHLLPNAIQPVLVLATLRLGTAILTAASLSFLGLGIRPPASEWGAMLSDARQFLQVAPHVAIFPGLAILLTVLALNLLGDGLRDALDPRLRRG; encoded by the coding sequence ATGCTTGAGACCGCGCGTCCAGCGCGCACGCTCTGGGCTGATGCGTTGATGCGTCTGGCCCGCAACCGACTGGCGCTAGCAAGCGGCTGCTTCCTCCTCATCCTCGTGCTTGTAGCGGTGGCAGCCCCGCTGGTGGCTCCCTATCGACCGAATGCACAGGACTACGATCACCTCCTCGAAGGCCCTTCACTGGCGCATCCCTTTGGTACTGACAACTTCGGCCGTGATGTCCTGAGCCGGGTAATCTGGGGCGCACGGCTTTCGCTGAGTGTCGGCTTTCTTGGTACACTAGTCGGCCTCCTGTTTGGCTGCCTGATCGGCGTGTTGGCTGGCTACTTCGGCCACTGGGTCGACGGACTATTGATGCGTCTGCTGGACATTCAGCTTGCGTTCCCGGACCTGCTGCTGGCAATCACGATTGTGGCGATCCTTGGCGTTGGGCTACAGAACGTGATCATCGCCATTGGAATCTTCTCCGTCCCGCAGTTTGCCCGCGTCTTGCGTGGGACGCTGCTTCAGCTCAAACAGCAGGACTTCGTGACGGCAGCACAAGCGCTTGGCGCCTCCGGTTGGCGTATCATCCTCGTCCACCTGCTACCGAATGCAATTCAGCCGGTACTTGTGCTCGCCACGCTTCGGCTGGGAACAGCGATCTTAACGGCAGCGAGCTTGAGCTTCTTAGGACTCGGTATCCGGCCGCCGGCCTCAGAGTGGGGAGCAATGCTCAGCGATGCCCGTCAGTTCCTGCAGGTCGCGCCGCATGTGGCAATCTTCCCCGGCCTCGCCATCCTGCTGACGGTGCTCGCACTGAACCTGCTCGGCGATGGCCTCCGCGACGCACTCGACCCACGGTTACGGAGAGGGTAG
- a CDS encoding M55 family metallopeptidase — translation MRVFVAVDLEGIAGIVHSEETTPDAREYSWARQLMTQEANAAIAGIFEVVPDAEVTVADVHGPYRNLVPDMLDSRVTLLRGKPRQYGMLDGIDRGYHLALFLGAHAQAGAWPAVLSHTFTSCFLTVLVNGIAMGEIGLNAALAGAFAVPVGLVAGDDAAVREATALLGDSIVGVVLKRAVSYQAAETVAPAQACAQLRAGATEALRRWQLGQLRPFQVTPPVTVQVAFTSPFFADLAMLIDGVNRLDGRTITFTRPTMPDAYRVLRLLTVLCSTPR, via the coding sequence ATGCGAGTCTTCGTTGCAGTCGACCTGGAAGGCATTGCCGGCATCGTGCACTCTGAAGAGACAACCCCAGACGCACGCGAGTATAGCTGGGCGCGTCAGCTCATGACTCAGGAGGCTAATGCTGCTATTGCCGGTATCTTCGAGGTCGTTCCCGACGCGGAAGTTACCGTTGCTGACGTCCACGGCCCGTATCGCAATCTCGTGCCTGACATGCTCGACTCACGAGTGACCTTGTTGCGGGGGAAGCCGCGCCAATACGGGATGCTGGACGGGATCGACCGTGGATACCATCTGGCCTTGTTTCTTGGTGCACACGCGCAAGCTGGCGCCTGGCCAGCCGTACTGAGCCACACATTTACCAGTTGCTTCCTCACTGTGCTCGTTAACGGCATCGCGATGGGCGAAATCGGACTGAATGCGGCGCTAGCTGGTGCATTTGCTGTACCGGTTGGCCTGGTCGCTGGCGACGACGCTGCCGTGCGCGAGGCAACAGCTCTGCTCGGCGACTCGATCGTCGGAGTCGTGCTGAAGCGCGCTGTCAGCTATCAAGCGGCAGAGACGGTGGCTCCAGCCCAGGCCTGTGCTCAGCTACGAGCCGGAGCCACTGAAGCCCTCCGGCGTTGGCAACTGGGCCAGCTGCGGCCCTTCCAGGTGACACCGCCAGTGACGGTCCAGGTTGCTTTCACCTCGCCCTTCTTCGCTGACCTCGCCATGCTCATCGACGGGGTGAATCGGCTGGACGGGCGTACCATCACCTTCACCCGGCCCACGATGCCCGACGCGTACCGGGTACTCCGGTTGCTCACCGTCCTCTGCTCAACGCCCCGCTAG
- a CDS encoding amino acid ABC transporter substrate-binding protein, which yields MKPEDMRRETLHRDAFAGLSTRRQLIQRGLALGLSIPVINAALAACKGQATPSASSGASGPTFKLGVVTSLSGDDVFGGNLTRRGYDFWAETVNQRGGIEVGGTKYKVTMVYADDQSKPATGADAAERLITQEKVDAIFGPYTSGVTLAVAPICDKYKVPMLAGSAESPNVWKAKPAYTFGIIPSVDLTAGKALAVLVSQANPKPTSAAILGADEPFSKEAAQGFLAQAQQLGLTITKQEFVPPNADLTPIVSSFAATKPDIVAVGGHEEVLINFIKAAKSLNFLPKAIIMHYGVTEPDFARNLGPDAEGVFGLAVWTPDVSYRDDLFGSAKDYDTNSYNRWGSHPDYTEAACSASGEVFAAAVAKLGKKPPLSESDRAKLRDLIEQTSITTFYGPIAFETSGDHYHDNTKPTPVLVQIQKGAVVAVGPAEAKKAEMIYPLPAWNARS from the coding sequence ATGAAACCAGAGGACATGCGACGCGAGACACTCCACCGTGACGCGTTCGCCGGGCTGTCCACCCGCCGGCAGCTCATCCAGCGGGGCCTGGCGCTCGGGCTCTCGATTCCGGTGATCAATGCTGCCCTTGCGGCATGCAAAGGACAAGCGACACCGTCGGCAAGCAGTGGCGCAAGTGGGCCAACCTTCAAGCTCGGTGTTGTTACGTCACTTTCAGGAGATGACGTCTTCGGCGGAAACCTGACACGCCGCGGCTATGACTTCTGGGCCGAGACAGTCAACCAGCGGGGCGGCATCGAGGTTGGAGGCACAAAATACAAGGTGACGATGGTTTACGCCGACGACCAGAGTAAACCAGCCACCGGAGCCGACGCAGCGGAGCGGCTGATCACCCAGGAGAAAGTCGACGCGATTTTCGGCCCCTACACCAGCGGCGTGACACTCGCGGTCGCGCCGATCTGCGACAAGTACAAGGTGCCAATGCTGGCCGGCTCAGCCGAGTCGCCAAACGTCTGGAAGGCCAAGCCCGCATACACGTTTGGGATCATCCCCTCGGTCGACCTCACGGCCGGCAAGGCTCTCGCGGTCCTGGTCAGCCAGGCGAACCCGAAACCAACCAGTGCAGCGATCCTCGGTGCTGACGAGCCGTTCTCCAAGGAGGCTGCCCAGGGCTTCCTGGCCCAGGCGCAGCAACTCGGCCTGACTATCACCAAGCAGGAGTTTGTTCCGCCCAACGCTGACCTCACGCCCATCGTGAGCAGCTTTGCCGCTACGAAACCCGATATTGTTGCAGTCGGTGGGCACGAAGAAGTGCTGATTAATTTCATCAAAGCCGCAAAGTCGCTCAACTTCTTGCCCAAGGCGATTATTATGCACTACGGCGTCACCGAGCCTGATTTTGCCCGTAATCTCGGGCCCGATGCCGAGGGTGTCTTCGGTCTGGCGGTTTGGACGCCTGACGTGTCCTATCGCGACGACCTGTTCGGCTCGGCCAAGGATTACGACACCAATTCCTATAATCGCTGGGGCAGCCATCCTGATTACACTGAGGCAGCATGTTCAGCCTCAGGCGAGGTATTCGCCGCAGCCGTTGCCAAGCTCGGGAAGAAGCCGCCACTCTCGGAAAGTGATCGAGCCAAGTTGCGCGACCTCATCGAGCAGACATCGATCACCACGTTCTACGGGCCAATCGCCTTTGAGACGAGCGGCGACCATTACCATGACAACACAAAGCCAACGCCGGTGCTGGTGCAGATCCAGAAGGGCGCGGTCGTCGCAGTCGGCCCGGCGGAGGCGAAGAAAGCGGAGATGATCTACCCACTGCCGGCCTGGAATGCCCGATCGTAG
- a CDS encoding branched-chain amino acid ABC transporter permease, translated as MTLFIQTIANGLLLGGLYVALAIGFALAFGVLDVVDFAVGQWVMLGGFIGYFLWKWTGIDPFLLLPAVFVLFGGAGYLLAPLIMRVRTSRYARPELMVLAFTFGIALIMRGGALTAWGFNTRSISTGLGGMTLQGGGIALPGLRVAAFGFALAAVGLFFLLLYRTRFGLAVRAVAQNKQSARLMGIDVERVSALVYALYAGLTGMVGVLMAAIYSVTPEVGVRYTLFAFFVVVLAGMGSIAGVLIAGFVLGVLEALTAVYVSGTLTFLVVFAVLYLSLILFPQGLARRGRS; from the coding sequence ATGACGCTCTTCATCCAGACCATAGCCAATGGCCTGCTGCTTGGTGGGCTCTACGTGGCGCTGGCCATCGGTTTTGCGCTTGCCTTTGGCGTGCTCGACGTTGTCGACTTCGCCGTGGGGCAATGGGTCATGCTCGGCGGGTTCATTGGCTACTTCCTGTGGAAATGGACGGGGATCGACCCGTTCCTCCTGCTGCCAGCTGTCTTCGTCCTGTTCGGGGGAGCGGGCTACCTGCTTGCGCCGCTGATCATGCGCGTGCGAACCAGCAGATACGCCCGCCCCGAGCTGATGGTACTCGCGTTTACCTTTGGCATCGCCTTAATCATGCGGGGCGGAGCACTGACAGCTTGGGGCTTCAACACACGCTCGATCTCGACTGGACTCGGGGGAATGACACTCCAGGGTGGTGGTATCGCCTTGCCAGGACTGCGCGTGGCAGCGTTCGGCTTTGCTCTCGCGGCTGTCGGGCTCTTTTTCCTGCTACTCTACCGTACCCGGTTCGGGCTTGCCGTACGGGCTGTGGCCCAGAATAAGCAGAGCGCGCGCCTGATGGGGATCGATGTCGAACGCGTGAGTGCCCTGGTCTACGCCCTCTACGCCGGGCTGACCGGCATGGTCGGGGTGCTGATGGCGGCAATCTATTCGGTAACCCCTGAAGTGGGCGTCCGGTATACGCTCTTCGCCTTCTTCGTCGTGGTGCTGGCCGGCATGGGATCAATCGCTGGAGTGCTCATCGCTGGCTTCGTCCTCGGCGTCCTTGAAGCGCTCACAGCAGTCTATGTCAGCGGCACACTTACGTTTCTTGTTGTATTCGCGGTGCTCTATCTATCCCTGATCCTGTTCCCCCAGGGGCTGGCGCGTCGTGGGCGTTCGTGA